From Acidihalobacter aeolianus, a single genomic window includes:
- a CDS encoding DsrE family protein: MISRFVRRALLALCSLGLLAAGTAWAEVPMPPIVEKPFATHHIVLQISDPNPMKQTLVLNVAANMARYYGPDKVDIEIVAFGPGLRLLLNNNVNRKRIIELAKNYGVKFDACHNTLMHFKKMLGYLPKLNPEAVVVPAGAVRIVDLVQHGYTLIKP; this comes from the coding sequence ATGATAAGTCGGTTCGTCAGACGGGCGCTGCTCGCGCTGTGTTCGCTGGGTCTTCTGGCTGCGGGGACTGCCTGGGCAGAAGTGCCTATGCCGCCGATCGTAGAGAAGCCCTTCGCCACCCATCACATCGTGCTGCAGATCAGCGATCCCAACCCCATGAAGCAGACGCTGGTGCTCAATGTGGCCGCCAACATGGCGCGATATTACGGCCCGGATAAAGTGGACATCGAGATCGTGGCTTTTGGTCCTGGTCTACGCCTGTTGCTGAACAACAACGTCAATAGGAAGCGGATTATCGAACTGGCCAAGAACTACGGGGTTAAGTTCGACGCCTGCCATAACACGCTGATGCACTTCAAGAAGATGTTGGGATATTTGCCCAAGCTCAATCCGGAAGCGGTTGTGGTGCCGGCCGGTGCAGTGCGCATCGTTGACCTCGTGCAACACGGTTATACGCTCATAAAGCCATAA
- a CDS encoding HEAT repeat domain-containing protein, with product MSLFRDFRAERRIAQMLAVKQIGSVEGVQALERLRECSGEAIPRLVRLLTDGDGVGGNKTKLMQVLTRLLDDDTLPTFYRILTAGEPRLSQAVVEVLRTGRGYDPNRMLDFLSDPSVPKSALLEILSAQGKALDAHGLLRQISHLDPSERNVAFRLLAEIAEPELIPELVNRASAKDLQIRQGVARILGKFDHPKAHEALRRMLDDPGKTVRQLALNALAAYPGALDLEILFHLLHDSDIGIQACAVDAIVQMRDPQTLEYLIDVLRDESEYVRRAGVEILNEIGDTHSIKTLLQSIKDDDWWVRARAADALARIGGSRVIQAVVSLLRDDDEFVRRAAVEIMNSIKDEASFRHLVDALADTDWWVRERAVDALAKLGNKAALPALLPLLERDGSTAVAVLRALSQLGGPEQIEAVTAQLRRPEPAVRSEAMLALVELADAERAPEIQALLETAAQSAPEEEVRDLARDCASRLTDRYAALRNGSTRAADETSGSLASNPSASTSDASSMIPAVAGPPIKLKLLRAGELLGDRYRHIRRVGRGAFGTVTLADDLQRGEQVILKFLHPQMAVDENMVRRFQREHHFAKRIEHHNVIRIYDFFMMGGLYVISMEYFPSTALSAEVKARVPLSLDRAMHIAHEVAAGMTAAHAIGIVHRDLKPGNILINEHNLVKIVDFGVAAAVDSADTRLTRTGLLVGTPRYMAPEQVLGKAIDERTDIYSLGVILYEMLAGTAPFSGDDNVAVMYQHVQGGAKPLHEQNPEISRTLSALVARMMAVEPEQRFRSMREVRHTLEPFMQPHRM from the coding sequence ATGAGTCTGTTTCGAGATTTCCGCGCCGAACGACGTATTGCGCAAATGCTGGCCGTCAAGCAGATCGGCTCAGTCGAGGGCGTGCAGGCGCTTGAACGTTTACGCGAATGCTCGGGTGAGGCCATACCTCGCTTGGTGAGGCTTCTGACAGATGGTGACGGGGTCGGCGGCAATAAAACAAAACTGATGCAGGTGCTCACGCGGCTGTTGGATGACGATACGCTGCCCACTTTCTATCGCATCCTGACTGCAGGCGAGCCACGGTTGTCGCAGGCGGTGGTCGAGGTGTTGCGTACGGGGCGTGGTTACGATCCCAACCGAATGCTGGATTTTCTATCCGATCCCTCGGTGCCCAAGTCCGCGCTACTGGAAATTCTTTCGGCCCAGGGCAAGGCACTCGATGCGCATGGCTTGCTTCGTCAGATCAGCCACCTCGATCCCAGCGAGAGGAATGTTGCATTCCGGTTGTTGGCCGAGATTGCCGAGCCTGAGCTGATTCCCGAACTGGTCAACCGTGCCAGTGCGAAGGATCTGCAAATCCGCCAGGGTGTAGCGCGCATCCTCGGGAAGTTCGATCACCCAAAGGCACATGAAGCGCTTCGCCGTATGCTCGACGACCCGGGCAAGACGGTCAGACAGCTGGCTCTGAATGCACTTGCCGCCTATCCAGGCGCGCTCGATCTCGAAATCCTGTTTCATTTGTTGCACGACAGCGATATCGGCATTCAGGCTTGTGCGGTTGATGCCATCGTGCAAATGCGTGACCCGCAGACCCTGGAATACCTGATCGATGTATTACGCGACGAATCCGAATACGTCAGGCGTGCCGGCGTGGAAATTCTCAATGAGATCGGCGATACACACTCGATCAAGACCTTGCTGCAATCCATCAAGGACGACGATTGGTGGGTGCGTGCGCGTGCCGCAGACGCATTGGCACGAATCGGCGGCAGCCGTGTGATCCAGGCGGTGGTATCCCTGTTGCGCGACGATGACGAATTCGTACGCCGCGCAGCCGTCGAGATCATGAACTCGATCAAGGACGAGGCCTCGTTCCGTCACCTGGTCGACGCGTTGGCGGATACCGACTGGTGGGTGCGCGAGCGGGCAGTTGATGCGCTCGCCAAGCTAGGCAACAAGGCTGCATTGCCAGCACTTCTGCCCTTGCTCGAACGTGATGGGTCTACAGCGGTAGCGGTGCTCCGCGCATTGTCGCAACTCGGCGGTCCCGAGCAGATCGAGGCGGTGACAGCGCAGCTGCGTCGACCCGAGCCCGCGGTGCGCAGTGAGGCCATGCTTGCATTGGTGGAGCTGGCCGATGCGGAACGAGCCCCGGAAATTCAAGCCCTGCTAGAAACGGCAGCGCAAAGCGCGCCAGAGGAAGAGGTGCGGGATCTGGCTCGCGATTGTGCCAGCCGATTGACTGATCGCTACGCCGCCTTGCGAAATGGCAGCACGCGAGCAGCGGATGAGACTTCTGGATCCTTGGCCAGCAACCCTTCGGCGAGCACCTCCGATGCCAGTAGCATGATACCCGCTGTTGCCGGCCCGCCGATCAAACTTAAGCTGCTGCGTGCCGGGGAGTTGCTGGGTGATCGTTACCGGCATATTCGCCGGGTGGGCCGGGGTGCCTTCGGTACGGTGACCTTGGCCGACGATCTGCAACGCGGTGAACAAGTGATTCTCAAGTTCCTGCATCCGCAAATGGCGGTGGATGAAAATATGGTCCGCCGCTTCCAGCGTGAGCATCACTTCGCCAAGCGTATCGAGCACCATAACGTCATCCGCATCTATGATTTCTTCATGATGGGCGGTTTGTACGTGATCAGCATGGAATATTTCCCTTCCACTGCACTTTCCGCCGAGGTCAAGGCCCGTGTGCCATTAAGTTTGGACCGTGCCATGCACATCGCACATGAGGTCGCCGCCGGCATGACTGCAGCGCATGCCATCGGGATTGTTCACCGAGATCTCAAGCCCGGGAACATCCTCATCAATGAACACAATTTGGTTAAAATCGTGGATTTCGGTGTTGCCGCTGCGGTGGACAGTGCCGATACGCGGCTCACGCGCACCGGCCTGCTGGTCGGCACGCCGCGCTACATGGCTCCAGAGCAGGTGCTGGGCAAGGCTATCGACGAACGCACCGATATTTACAGCTTGGGTGTCATCCTCTACGAAATGCTAGCCGGCACGGCGCCCTTCAGCGGCGATGACAATGTCGCTGTGATGTATCAGCACGTCCAAGGTGGCGCGAAACCGTTGCACGAACAGAACCCAGAAATTTCCCGTACCCTGAGCGCATTGGTAGCCCGCATGATGGCAGTAGAGCCCGAACAGCGTTTCCGCAGCATGCGCGAGGTCAGGCATACACTCGAACCCTTCATGCAGCCGCATCGCATGTGA
- a CDS encoding RNA polymerase sigma factor, protein MFDRITLSKQFKKRIADERPRLYRMAYAWCCDPALADDLAQEAIAKGLQKAGQLREAERLQSWLYAILHNCWRTHLRRQRPDQPLDEEAFPCDECPETVNQRQQVVDRVRGAIKTLPLGQREVITLVDLKGFAYAEVAQILDIPIGTVMSRLSRARQALLVSLADVQQQPQTTIRTSLRRVK, encoded by the coding sequence ATGTTCGATCGCATCACCTTGAGTAAACAATTCAAAAAGCGCATCGCAGATGAGCGTCCGCGCCTGTATCGCATGGCATACGCGTGGTGCTGCGACCCTGCTCTGGCTGACGATCTAGCACAGGAGGCCATCGCGAAGGGATTACAAAAGGCCGGCCAGCTACGTGAAGCCGAACGCCTGCAAAGCTGGCTGTACGCGATCCTGCATAACTGCTGGCGCACTCACCTGCGTCGTCAACGCCCCGACCAACCGCTCGACGAAGAGGCGTTTCCGTGCGACGAATGCCCGGAAACCGTCAACCAGCGACAACAGGTGGTGGACCGGGTACGCGGTGCGATCAAAACCCTACCGCTGGGCCAACGCGAGGTTATCACCCTGGTCGACCTCAAAGGCTTCGCATATGCAGAAGTGGCACAAATATTGGATATACCAATTGGTACCGTCATGAGCCGACTCAGCCGTGCGCGGCAGGCGCTGCTGGTCTCACTGGCGGATGTGCAACAACAACCGCAAACGACAATCCGCACCTCATTGCGAAGGGTTAAGTGA
- a CDS encoding type IV pilus twitching motility protein PilT: protein MARIDAFLKLGREQGCSDVHLAVGVPPMLRMNGEIMPIRFRELGDRELLGYLFEILSENLKARYRKGQDLDFSYMAEGVGRFRANVFRKAGGIGATFRYIPSKVPSLNELGLPPVVHRLAEHRQGMLLVTGSTGTGKSTTLAAMLDLINDREAVNILTLEDPIEFIHESKRAQIIQREIGTHVRSFTEGLRSALREDPDVIMVGELRDAESIMMAMVAAETGHFVLATLHTTTAVKTIDRIIDALPAEQREQGKNFLATNLRGVVSQVLVRSAEGGGRRAVVETLSMTPAVAQMLLSDKTHQIPSAMQTGREAGMQLLDQALLDGIQRKLIDPDDAYLYAQDKKSFQRFVTDASLLPRVDLAGG from the coding sequence ATGGCGCGCATCGATGCGTTCTTGAAACTGGGTCGCGAGCAAGGCTGTTCCGATGTGCACTTGGCGGTGGGTGTCCCCCCCATGCTGCGTATGAATGGCGAAATCATGCCGATCCGTTTTCGCGAGCTTGGGGACCGTGAGCTACTGGGTTACCTTTTTGAGATCCTCAGCGAGAATCTCAAGGCGCGCTATCGCAAGGGTCAGGACCTCGATTTTTCATATATGGCCGAGGGTGTCGGGCGCTTTCGTGCCAACGTGTTCCGCAAGGCTGGTGGAATCGGCGCTACCTTCCGTTACATCCCTTCCAAGGTCCCCAGTCTGAACGAACTGGGTCTGCCGCCTGTGGTGCATAGGTTGGCCGAGCACCGCCAAGGCATGTTGCTGGTCACCGGGTCGACTGGAACGGGCAAATCCACCACGTTGGCCGCCATGCTGGATCTGATCAACGATCGTGAAGCGGTGAATATACTCACGCTTGAAGATCCGATCGAATTTATCCATGAAAGCAAGCGTGCGCAGATCATTCAGCGTGAGATCGGCACACACGTGCGCAGTTTTACCGAAGGCTTGAGGTCCGCGCTGCGCGAGGATCCGGACGTGATCATGGTCGGCGAGTTGCGCGACGCAGAGTCGATCATGATGGCGATGGTCGCAGCCGAGACCGGACACTTTGTCCTCGCCACGCTACATACCACGACCGCGGTCAAGACGATCGACCGCATTATCGACGCCCTACCTGCCGAGCAGCGCGAACAGGGTAAGAATTTTCTCGCAACCAATCTGCGTGGAGTGGTCTCGCAGGTACTGGTGCGTTCGGCCGAGGGCGGTGGACGTCGTGCGGTTGTCGAGACGCTGTCGATGACGCCTGCAGTCGCGCAAATGCTGCTGAGCGATAAGACCCATCAGATCCCTTCGGCGATGCAAACCGGGCGCGAGGCGGGCATGCAGTTGCTCGATCAGGCGCTGCTCGACGGCATTCAGCGCAAGTTGATCGATCCCGATGATGCCTATCTGTATGCTCAGGATAAAAAATCGTTCCAGCGCTTCGTCACGGACGCTTCTCTGTTGCCACGTGTCGATCTAGCTGGGGGATGA
- a CDS encoding type IV pilus twitching motility protein PilT produces MSRVDRWLEGLLERDGSDMHLIAGQLPRMRLDGELTAVGEETLPAGEVEELAGELLGTSLRERFERDDHVDFAYQMASKGRFRVNLFRHLGGLGLVMRAIPQVPQTLDALGLPPVLRSLCQHKQGLVLVTGKTGSGKSTTLAAMVDFINTNRRGHILTIEDPIEFMHPRKRCLVSQREVGEHTPGFAAALRSALREDPDVILVGELRDHETIALAVTAAETGILVLGTLHTRRADLTVERLINVFPASKQAQVRIMLSTSLRGVVAQQLLRRAEGHGRAAAIEVLVNTPAVSSLIREGKVGQLETAIQSGGLVGMQTMDGDLRRLIDAGVIRGHEAYVHSTHKESFHAYLADGQVSR; encoded by the coding sequence ATGAGTCGAGTCGACCGCTGGCTGGAAGGGTTATTGGAGCGCGATGGTTCTGATATGCACCTGATCGCAGGTCAGTTGCCGCGCATGCGTCTGGATGGCGAGCTGACTGCCGTCGGCGAAGAAACGCTGCCTGCGGGAGAGGTCGAGGAGTTGGCGGGCGAGTTGCTGGGCACTTCTCTGCGCGAACGCTTTGAACGGGATGACCATGTTGATTTCGCCTATCAGATGGCCAGCAAGGGGCGGTTCCGCGTGAACCTGTTCCGCCATCTGGGCGGTCTGGGGCTCGTGATGCGTGCAATACCCCAGGTGCCGCAGACCCTCGACGCACTCGGTTTGCCACCGGTGCTGCGTAGTTTATGCCAGCACAAGCAAGGGCTGGTGCTGGTCACGGGTAAGACCGGCTCCGGTAAATCCACCACGCTGGCCGCAATGGTAGATTTTATCAACACCAACCGCCGCGGCCATATTCTGACTATCGAGGATCCGATCGAATTCATGCACCCGCGCAAGCGCTGCCTGGTCAGTCAGCGCGAAGTGGGCGAGCACACACCGGGTTTCGCGGCGGCGTTGCGTTCCGCGCTGCGTGAAGACCCTGACGTGATCCTGGTTGGCGAGTTGCGCGATCATGAAACCATCGCGCTTGCCGTCACTGCTGCGGAGACGGGCATCCTGGTGTTGGGAACGTTGCATACGCGTCGTGCGGATCTTACCGTCGAGCGCCTGATCAATGTGTTTCCTGCCAGTAAGCAGGCCCAGGTGCGGATCATGCTATCCACCTCGCTGCGCGGTGTCGTGGCCCAGCAGTTGCTCAGACGGGCAGAGGGACATGGTCGCGCCGCTGCGATCGAGGTTCTGGTGAATACGCCCGCCGTGTCCAGCTTGATCCGAGAAGGCAAAGTGGGACAGCTCGAAACCGCCATTCAAAGCGGTGGATTGGTGGGTATGCAGACCATGGATGGGGATTTGCGGCGCCTCATCGACGCCGGGGTGATCAGAGGGCATGAGGCGTACGTGCACAGCACGCACAAGGAGTCTTTCCATGCCTATCTCGCGGACGGCCAGGTCTCGCGCTAG